In Ruminococcaceae bacterium BL-4, one DNA window encodes the following:
- the xseB gene encoding Exodeoxyribonuclease 7 small subunit has translation MKSKMTFESAVSRLEEIVTSLQDSTVSLEESLKLYEEGAKLSKYCYETLEKAEQKVRTLTGEETTNEA, from the coding sequence ATGAAATCAAAAATGACGTTTGAATCGGCAGTTTCCCGGTTGGAAGAAATTGTAACTTCTTTGCAGGATTCTACAGTTTCTCTGGAAGAATCATTGAAGCTTTACGAAGAAGGAGCTAAACTCAGCAAATATTGCTATGAGACGCTGGAAAAAGCAGAACAGAAGGTTCGTACTTTGACCGGGGAGGAAACTACCAATGAAGCTTGA
- a CDS encoding Predicted ribosomal protein translates to MVVCDFLKDPKGELLGFLMEGHAGSGREDKGEEIVCAAVSSAAYLVVNTITDVLHAEAVVDTADGRCSLKLPSGRAYSSQPILEGFKLHMLGLEEQYPKRIKVRYQEV, encoded by the coding sequence ATGGTTGTCTGTGACTTCCTGAAAGACCCCAAGGGCGAATTGCTGGGATTCTTAATGGAAGGACATGCCGGTAGCGGCAGAGAAGATAAGGGCGAAGAAATTGTCTGTGCGGCGGTTTCCTCTGCAGCGTATCTTGTCGTTAATACCATTACGGATGTTCTTCATGCAGAGGCAGTCGTCGATACGGCGGATGGCAGATGTTCCTTAAAGCTTCCGTCGGGACGCGCTTATTCCAGTCAGCCAATTTTAGAGGGCTTCAAGCTCCATATGCTGGGGTTGGAGGAACAGTATCCGAAAAGAATTAAAGTCAGATATCAAGAGGTGTGA
- a CDS encoding Stage III sporulation protein AG, with protein sequence MEAEKKDFFKRLMEHDFSRKMVLILAFAGIALIFLSSVFGKAGKETQQSVQTAASAVSSQESNQDYTAQMEQSLSELISQISGAGTPHVLVTLQQGTAQVYATEEKKTTQKAQDSSGSRNTDNSSLETKYILVRDANGNEHPVEITQQQPKIQGVVVTCPGADNPAVQEKIISAVTTAVGISSARVCVVRSDS encoded by the coding sequence ATGGAAGCTGAAAAGAAGGACTTTTTTAAAAGACTGATGGAGCACGATTTCAGCCGAAAAATGGTTTTGATTCTTGCGTTTGCGGGAATTGCGCTGATTTTTCTTAGCTCTGTTTTCGGAAAAGCCGGAAAAGAAACACAGCAGTCTGTACAGACCGCCGCCTCTGCGGTTTCTTCCCAGGAGAGCAATCAGGATTATACGGCGCAGATGGAGCAAAGCTTGAGTGAACTGATTTCTCAGATTTCGGGCGCCGGAACGCCGCATGTTTTGGTAACCCTGCAGCAGGGAACGGCGCAGGTCTATGCAACAGAAGAGAAAAAGACAACCCAGAAGGCCCAGGATTCTTCTGGGAGCAGAAATACTGATAATAGCAGTCTCGAAACGAAATATATTCTTGTAAGAGACGCAAATGGGAATGAGCATCCAGTGGAAATTACGCAGCAGCAGCCGAAAATTCAAGGCGTTGTTGTTACTTGCCCAGGCGCTGATAATCCTGCTGTACAGGAGAAAATCATTTCTGCAGTAACAACAGCGGTAGGAATTAGTTCTGCCAGAGTCTGTGTGGTGCGTTCTGATTCCTGA
- the obgE gene encoding ppGpp-binding GTPase involved in cell partitioning, DNA repair and ribosome assembly (Evidence 2a : Function from experimental evidences in other organisms; PubMedId : 10781545, 12682299, 15325267, 15827604, 18689482, 20830302, 24844575, 26951678, 28357361; Product type e : enzyme), producing MFIDNAKIHLKAGDGGNGAVTFRREKYVAAGGPDGGDGGKGGNIAFLADDNLSTLADFRYKRKYVAQNGENGRAKRCFGKSGEDMVILVPRGTLIKDAESGRILADVSGEEPQIVLRGGRGGWGNTHFATPTRQVPRFAKPGTPGEEMDVQLELKLLADVGLVGYPNVGKSTLVSVVSEAKPNIANYHFTTLTPVLGVVRIGEGRSFVMADIPGLIEGAWKGAGLGHQFLRHVERCRMLVHVVDVSGSEGRDPKQDFDTINQELEKFDPELAKRPMIVAGNKCDMASDEQIADFKAFVEQKGYSFFPIMAAIRYGVDPLLNKISEMLSKLPPIRRYEPQPAPVVPPEELGQGEVEIKKEDNIFFVEGKWLLQVIRSVNFDDYESVQYFQRVLIETGVIDKLREAGIQEGDTVSIYDIQFDFIE from the coding sequence ATGTTTATAGACAATGCCAAAATTCATTTAAAAGCGGGAGACGGCGGAAACGGAGCCGTAACTTTTCGACGCGAAAAATATGTCGCAGCAGGTGGCCCGGATGGAGGAGACGGCGGCAAGGGAGGAAATATTGCTTTCTTAGCAGACGACAATCTTTCCACATTGGCTGATTTTCGTTATAAACGCAAATATGTGGCCCAAAACGGAGAAAATGGGCGTGCAAAGCGTTGCTTTGGAAAAAGCGGCGAAGACATGGTGATCCTAGTTCCCCGGGGAACCCTGATTAAAGATGCAGAAAGTGGACGTATTTTAGCGGATGTTTCGGGCGAAGAGCCGCAGATTGTACTTCGCGGCGGACGCGGCGGATGGGGTAATACCCATTTTGCAACACCGACAAGACAGGTTCCGCGTTTTGCAAAACCGGGAACACCCGGCGAAGAGATGGATGTTCAGCTGGAACTAAAGCTTCTTGCGGATGTGGGACTAGTCGGCTATCCAAATGTCGGAAAAAGTACACTTGTCAGCGTTGTGAGTGAGGCAAAGCCAAATATTGCAAACTATCATTTTACAACGCTCACCCCGGTTCTAGGGGTCGTTCGCATAGGAGAAGGACGTTCTTTTGTCATGGCTGATATTCCTGGCCTGATTGAAGGCGCTTGGAAAGGCGCTGGACTTGGACATCAGTTTTTGCGCCATGTAGAGCGCTGCCGTATGCTTGTTCATGTGGTGGATGTTTCCGGCAGTGAGGGAAGAGACCCAAAGCAGGATTTTGACACGATCAATCAGGAACTCGAAAAATTTGATCCAGAACTTGCAAAGCGACCGATGATTGTGGCCGGTAATAAATGCGATATGGCAAGTGATGAACAAATCGCAGACTTTAAAGCTTTTGTGGAGCAAAAAGGATATTCGTTTTTCCCGATCATGGCAGCAATTCGATATGGAGTAGATCCGCTGCTCAATAAGATCAGCGAAATGCTGTCGAAACTTCCGCCCATTCGGCGATATGAACCGCAGCCGGCACCGGTTGTTCCTCCGGAAGAACTGGGACAGGGAGAAGTTGAGATTAAGAAAGAAGACAATATTTTCTTTGTAGAAGGAAAATGGCTGCTGCAGGTGATCCGTTCCGTCAATTTCGATGATTATGAATCTGTTCAGTATTTTCAGCGTGTGCTGATTGAAACTGGTGTGATCGATAAGTTGAGGGAAGCTGGAATCCAAGAAGGGGATACAGTAAGTATCTATGATATTCAATTTGACTTTATTGAATGA
- the xseA gene encoding exodeoxyribonuclease VII (large subunit) (Evidence 2a : Function from experimental evidences in other organisms; PubMedId : 12682299, 17182742; Product type e : enzyme): MSAHTNVLTVTQLNTYVKSILEGDRNLQVVYVQGEISNFTDHYRSGHLYFSLKDSGGVIKAVMFAGNARRLRFKPEDGMKVLACGRVSLYEVTGQYQFYVNELQPVGAGALAIAFEQLKNRLEKEGLFAEERKKALPRCPERIGVVTSPTGAAVRDILNILSRRWPLSEVILCPVLVQGEEAAPQIAEAIARFNREKAADVLIVGRGGGSIEDLWAFNEECVARAVAESKIPIISAVGHETDFTICDFVADLRAPTPSAAAELAVPDRGEVLRNLLHTDEVLRNSLQNRMNLERQKLDRVTMALGESLNQPLEKNHQKLSRLMAQLDALSPLKVLGRGYAVVKKEDGAILENASEAVPDEILHLRLKNGALKCRVLEQEQV, from the coding sequence ATGAGTGCACATACCAATGTTTTGACAGTTACTCAGCTCAACACCTATGTCAAATCCATTTTGGAAGGCGACCGCAATTTGCAGGTCGTTTACGTGCAGGGCGAAATCTCTAATTTTACCGATCATTATCGTTCTGGTCATCTTTATTTTTCTCTGAAAGATTCAGGCGGTGTAATCAAGGCGGTGATGTTTGCAGGGAATGCCCGCAGGCTTCGTTTCAAGCCGGAAGACGGCATGAAGGTGCTGGCCTGCGGAAGAGTTTCTCTTTATGAGGTGACTGGCCAGTATCAATTTTATGTGAATGAATTGCAGCCGGTAGGAGCCGGTGCTCTGGCAATTGCTTTTGAACAGCTGAAAAATCGATTGGAGAAAGAAGGCCTTTTTGCAGAAGAACGCAAAAAAGCACTTCCAAGATGTCCGGAAAGAATCGGCGTTGTTACTTCTCCTACTGGAGCGGCAGTCCGTGATATTTTAAATATTCTTTCCCGCAGATGGCCTTTAAGTGAAGTGATTCTTTGCCCTGTATTGGTGCAGGGAGAAGAGGCAGCACCGCAGATTGCAGAGGCGATTGCGCGTTTTAACCGCGAAAAAGCCGCCGATGTTTTGATTGTCGGAAGAGGCGGCGGCAGTATCGAAGATCTCTGGGCTTTTAACGAAGAATGCGTGGCACGGGCGGTGGCGGAATCAAAAATTCCGATTATTTCGGCAGTTGGTCATGAGACGGATTTTACAATTTGTGATTTTGTAGCAGATCTGCGTGCACCAACGCCTAGTGCTGCTGCAGAATTGGCGGTGCCGGATCGTGGAGAAGTGCTGAGAAATCTTTTGCATACAGATGAGGTCCTCAGAAATTCTTTGCAGAATCGTATGAATCTTGAACGGCAAAAGTTAGATCGGGTAACAATGGCATTGGGAGAATCACTCAATCAGCCTTTGGAAAAAAATCATCAAAAGCTTTCAAGGCTGATGGCACAGCTCGATGCACTAAGTCCTTTAAAGGTGCTTGGCCGCGGATATGCGGTCGTCAAGAAAGAAGACGGTGCTATTTTGGAAAATGCTTCAGAGGCAGTACCAGACGAAATCCTTCATCTCAGACTGAAAAATGGGGCACTTAAGTGCCGCGTTTTGGAACAGGAGCAAGTATGA
- the rpmA gene encoding ribosomal protein L27 (BL24) (Evidence 2a : Function from experimental evidences in other organisms; PubMedId : 9000630, 9588797, 11399077, 12682299, 14586115, 17981968, 22720735, 24335279, 25388641, 27435445; Product type f : factor): protein MLKINIQLFAHKKGMGSTKNGRDSESKRLGVKRADGQYVLAGNILVKQRGTHIHPGENVGIGSDDTLYAKISGNVKFEHYGADRKKVSVYAAEQ, encoded by the coding sequence ATGTTAAAGATTAACATTCAATTGTTTGCTCATAAAAAAGGTATGGGCTCCACAAAGAACGGCCGTGATTCCGAGTCTAAGCGTCTCGGTGTCAAACGTGCGGATGGTCAGTATGTCCTGGCCGGAAACATTTTGGTAAAGCAGCGCGGCACTCATATTCATCCCGGTGAGAATGTGGGTATCGGTTCAGATGATACGCTGTATGCAAAGATCAGCGGCAACGTAAAGTTTGAGCATTATGGCGCAGACCGCAAAAAGGTCAGCGTATACGCAGCAGAGCAATAA
- a CDS encoding Peptidase M22 has translation MIECLGIDTSNYTTSAALWNSADGVRQQKKLLPVKPGMLGLRQSDAVFHHTQQLPEILEKLLSAPHGEIGAVGVSSRPRAVDGSYMPCFTVGEGVGRALAAALNVPLFRWSHQQGHIAAALYSSGRLDLIGKEFYAFHVSGGTTEALHVLPDPEIPMELAAHSLDLKAGQAIDRVGGLLGLPFPAGPQLEKLAQQSKKAFKIHVPMKGCDCSLSGVENQCQKMLREGVEKEDIAKYCLSFILEALCNMTKALLKERPGLPLVFAGGVMSNVFLKEGISQDYQAFFAEPVFSADNAAGIAVLTALREGIL, from the coding sequence ATGATTGAGTGTTTGGGAATCGATACTAGTAACTATACGACTTCTGCCGCCCTTTGGAATTCTGCAGATGGAGTAAGACAGCAGAAAAAGCTCCTTCCCGTAAAACCAGGAATGCTCGGTTTGCGTCAAAGCGATGCGGTTTTCCATCATACGCAGCAGCTGCCGGAAATTTTGGAAAAGTTATTGTCTGCTCCTCACGGAGAAATTGGTGCTGTTGGCGTTTCTTCTCGGCCGAGAGCGGTGGATGGCAGCTATATGCCTTGTTTTACTGTAGGGGAAGGAGTCGGCAGAGCATTAGCGGCGGCACTCAATGTTCCGCTTTTCAGATGGTCTCACCAGCAGGGGCATATTGCTGCGGCTCTTTATTCTTCCGGGCGACTTGATCTAATTGGAAAGGAATTTTATGCCTTTCATGTATCGGGTGGAACAACAGAAGCACTTCATGTGCTTCCAGATCCGGAAATTCCCATGGAACTTGCGGCACATTCGCTGGATTTAAAAGCTGGACAAGCAATCGATCGCGTAGGCGGCCTTTTGGGACTTCCATTTCCGGCAGGGCCACAGCTCGAAAAGCTCGCACAGCAGTCAAAAAAAGCCTTTAAAATCCATGTCCCGATGAAAGGTTGTGACTGTTCGCTTTCCGGAGTCGAAAACCAGTGTCAGAAAATGCTGCGGGAAGGCGTGGAAAAAGAAGACATCGCAAAATATTGCTTGTCCTTTATTTTGGAAGCACTGTGCAATATGACAAAGGCGCTGCTTAAAGAACGCCCGGGTCTTCCTCTTGTATTTGCGGGAGGCGTAATGTCAAATGTTTTTCTAAAAGAAGGAATCTCCCAAGATTATCAGGCTTTTTTTGCAGAACCGGTTTTTTCTGCGGATAATGCAGCGGGAATTGCAGTATTGACTGCCCTGCGGGAGGGAATACTATGA
- the nusB gene encoding transcription termination factor NusB (Evidence 2a : Function from experimental evidences in other organisms; PubMedId : 16707701, 16946247, 27964882; Product type f : factor), translating into MKRREAREQAFILVFQQNINHDSIDEIITDAEESEEFRVDPFAERESKGVESHLDEIDEIISRYTKSWKMNRLSKVCISLLRLCIYEMKWEEEIPVSVSINEAVDLAKKYGGAEDPKFLNGVLGSAAKELEQHD; encoded by the coding sequence ATGAAACGACGCGAAGCGAGAGAACAAGCATTTATTCTGGTGTTTCAGCAGAATATCAATCATGACAGTATTGATGAGATCATCACAGATGCGGAAGAATCAGAAGAATTCCGGGTGGATCCTTTTGCAGAGAGAGAATCAAAAGGGGTCGAATCACATCTCGATGAGATTGATGAGATCATTTCGCGCTATACGAAGAGCTGGAAGATGAATCGCCTTTCTAAAGTGTGCATTTCCCTTTTGCGGCTTTGTATTTACGAGATGAAGTGGGAAGAAGAAATTCCGGTGAGCGTTTCGATCAATGAAGCGGTGGATCTTGCGAAAAAATATGGCGGCGCAGAAGATCCCAAATTTTTAAATGGCGTTTTGGGAAGCGCTGCAAAGGAATTGGAACAGCATGATTGA
- the mrnC gene encoding Mini-ribonuclease 3, translating into MDRFLAQTDCDPKSYSPLTLAFIGDGVFELFVRERLVLQGNCPVKELHKHAVKQVQAAAQAMVVPKLEPILSEEEISVLKRGRNAHVGHVPKNASVADYHAATALESLFGYLYLKGDLKRLQELFLEVCKIQMQDIEKTNL; encoded by the coding sequence ATGGATCGTTTTCTTGCACAGACCGATTGTGACCCCAAAAGCTATAGCCCACTGACACTAGCGTTTATTGGAGACGGTGTCTTTGAACTTTTTGTTAGAGAACGTTTGGTGCTTCAAGGGAATTGTCCTGTAAAAGAATTGCATAAACATGCAGTTAAACAGGTACAGGCAGCAGCGCAGGCAATGGTGGTTCCAAAGCTAGAACCAATTTTGTCGGAAGAAGAAATATCAGTGCTAAAACGTGGGCGCAATGCTCATGTAGGACATGTGCCCAAAAATGCATCGGTAGCAGATTATCATGCAGCAACGGCGTTGGAATCCCTTTTTGGATATTTATACTTAAAAGGTGATTTAAAACGTCTGCAAGAACTTTTTTTGGAAGTCTGCAAAATTCAAATGCAGGACATTGAAAAAACAAATCTTTAA
- the ispA gene encoding farnesyl diphosphate synthase (Evidence 2a : Function from experimental evidences in other organisms; PubMedId : 8755734, 12682299, 17147392, 23569278; Product type e : enzyme) yields MKLEFDLKLKKLCKLIDQALKIYVPEETGLIANLTESMRYSLLAGGKRLRPILVLEFCGICKGEPEKALPFACALEMVHTYSLIHDDLPCMDDDDLRRGRASNHKVYGEDIALLSGDALLTKAFEVMLAPDSVALAGASRAAEAAGILAGAAGDHGMVGGQVIDLESEGHEIDLNTLQIMDANKTGALICAAAQMGCALAGASKEMRKAADDYAKAIGLAFQIQDDILDVEGDTKSLGKPVGSDAENEKSTYVSILGISKAQQRVKDLTKEAVFALEPFGERAEFLKALAENLSERKH; encoded by the coding sequence ATGAAGCTTGAATTCGATTTAAAATTAAAGAAGCTTTGTAAATTAATCGATCAAGCGCTGAAGATTTATGTTCCGGAAGAGACGGGGTTGATTGCCAATTTGACGGAATCTATGCGGTATAGCCTTTTGGCAGGTGGAAAACGTCTTCGCCCGATTCTGGTACTGGAGTTCTGCGGAATCTGCAAAGGGGAGCCCGAAAAGGCGCTGCCGTTTGCTTGTGCGTTGGAGATGGTGCATACCTATTCTTTGATTCATGATGATCTTCCTTGTATGGATGACGATGATTTACGTCGTGGCAGAGCCTCCAATCATAAAGTGTATGGAGAAGATATTGCGCTTCTTTCCGGAGATGCACTGCTCACAAAGGCTTTTGAAGTGATGCTGGCGCCTGATTCTGTTGCTTTGGCGGGTGCATCCCGTGCAGCGGAGGCCGCAGGCATTTTAGCTGGGGCTGCAGGTGATCATGGAATGGTCGGCGGTCAGGTGATCGATCTTGAGAGTGAAGGGCATGAAATTGATCTTAATACTCTTCAGATTATGGATGCAAATAAGACAGGCGCTCTGATTTGTGCGGCGGCGCAAATGGGATGTGCACTTGCCGGAGCCTCAAAAGAAATGCGAAAAGCTGCCGATGATTATGCGAAGGCGATCGGTCTTGCATTTCAAATTCAAGATGATATTCTTGATGTGGAAGGCGATACAAAATCTCTCGGAAAACCTGTGGGAAGCGATGCTGAGAACGAAAAAAGCACTTATGTTTCGATTTTGGGCATTTCGAAAGCGCAGCAGAGGGTAAAAGACCTTACGAAAGAAGCGGTTTTTGCATTGGAGCCATTTGGTGAGCGTGCAGAGTTTTTGAAAGCGCTTGCTGAGAATCTTTCAGAGAGAAAGCATTAA
- a CDS encoding Stage III sporulation protein AF, with amino-acid sequence MIESWAVGICLVAVASAMLQFLLPSGSTAKLVRLVMGALVLCVLIAPLKEVVPQVSEKLDRATSQKTPDSTLSKAVDDQYVEAAKSSIVGLVKSELKKKSLSCTDVSVLMDNSEDGSIHITKVIVTLPISESASKENIRDFLTKSLGLETEVKTDGS; translated from the coding sequence ATGATTGAATCATGGGCAGTTGGAATCTGCCTGGTAGCGGTGGCTTCTGCAATGCTGCAGTTTTTGTTGCCAAGCGGTTCTACGGCAAAATTAGTGCGCCTTGTCATGGGAGCGCTGGTGCTCTGTGTTTTGATTGCCCCGTTAAAGGAGGTCGTTCCACAAGTTTCCGAAAAATTGGATCGTGCTACTTCTCAGAAAACGCCGGATTCAACGCTTTCTAAGGCAGTGGATGATCAATATGTAGAAGCGGCCAAAAGCAGTATTGTGGGGCTTGTCAAGTCGGAACTCAAAAAAAAATCACTTAGCTGCACAGACGTGTCCGTTTTGATGGATAATAGCGAGGATGGAAGCATACACATTACCAAAGTTATCGTGACACTGCCAATATCGGAGTCTGCTTCCAAAGAGAATATCCGGGATTTTTTAACCAAATCTCTGGGACTCGAGACGGAGGTGAAAACAGATGGAAGCTGA
- a CDS encoding Eukaryotic translation initiation factor 3 110 kDa subunit, with product MDRYSNNNSQNCSDSTDCKNSTNNSVQNKKNQSSQDKKSQSYQDKKSQSYQNKKSDSNAQDCSGRNYQN from the coding sequence TTGGATCGTTACAGCAATAATAATAGTCAGAACTGCTCTGACAGCACTGACTGCAAAAATTCTACCAACAACTCTGTTCAGAACAAGAAGAATCAGTCTTCTCAGGACAAGAAAAGTCAGTCTTACCAGGACAAGAAAAGCCAGTCTTATCAGAACAAAAAGTCCGACAGTAATGCTCAGGACTGCTCTGGTCGCAATTATCAGAATTAA
- a CDS encoding Sporulation protein, producing MKMGKRQVILAALVVALGAAVYLNWQFAGGNTVQMAGTTASEKELGQAQLVNADPSTSSVADSSEEITTSSAASGSDSFTQARLTRQKARDQAVELLEKVTSDVSSSDDAKKEAVTQAAQIAQNIQQENNAENLIKAKGFNDCVVYLQNGTCNVVVSKGDKEMSEAVMLIKDIVVGQTGVTYDKIKIIESK from the coding sequence ATGAAAATGGGAAAACGTCAGGTGATTCTGGCAGCTTTAGTCGTAGCGTTAGGCGCGGCGGTTTATCTTAACTGGCAGTTTGCAGGGGGCAATACGGTGCAGATGGCCGGAACAACGGCTTCAGAAAAAGAATTGGGTCAGGCACAGCTTGTCAATGCAGATCCGAGCACTTCTTCGGTGGCTGATTCCTCTGAAGAAATAACAACTTCTTCTGCAGCTTCCGGCAGCGACAGTTTTACGCAGGCACGGCTTACCCGTCAGAAGGCAAGAGATCAGGCAGTAGAGCTTTTGGAAAAAGTTACATCAGATGTTTCTTCCAGTGACGATGCCAAAAAAGAAGCTGTAACGCAGGCAGCACAAATTGCACAAAATATTCAGCAGGAAAATAATGCTGAAAATTTAATTAAAGCAAAAGGGTTCAATGATTGCGTCGTATATTTGCAAAACGGAACCTGCAATGTGGTTGTCAGCAAAGGCGATAAGGAAATGTCCGAAGCCGTTATGCTGATTAAAGATATTGTTGTTGGTCAGACCGGCGTTACTTACGATAAAATTAAAATTATCGAGAGCAAATAA
- the rplU gene encoding ribosomal protein L21 (BL20) (Evidence 2a : Function from experimental evidences in other organisms; PubMedId : 8223574, 12682299, 22720735; Product type s : structure) — protein MFAIIETGGKQYKVQNDDVIFVEKLAAEDNTTVDFKVLAVETDDGLKVGTPYVEGSSVQGKVLKSGKGKKINIWTYKAKKHESRRMGHRQPYTKVQIEAINA, from the coding sequence ATGTTTGCAATCATCGAAACCGGCGGCAAGCAGTATAAAGTACAGAATGACGATGTCATTTTTGTCGAGAAGCTTGCAGCAGAGGATAACACCACGGTCGACTTTAAGGTTCTGGCAGTCGAAACAGACGACGGCTTGAAGGTCGGCACTCCTTATGTGGAGGGTTCTTCCGTTCAGGGCAAAGTTCTTAAGAGCGGAAAAGGCAAGAAAATCAATATCTGGACCTATAAGGCCAAGAAGCATGAATCCCGCAGAATGGGTCATCGTCAGCCTTATACAAAAGTGCAGATCGAAGCCATTAATGCGTAA
- a CDS encoding Stage III sporulation protein AE, with the protein MIGIQKKKTKFLIAFFLMLLLFFLNTPQVMAEEKGESVSEDLYQEQVEKSGANSLWGDLPDSTKELMNHLGAVNGDFRDIGKITPQEFFSMVFGLTGKEGSTPLKAAASSIAIMVLCAMVSALKLSVGTREIGSAVGVVGALCVCVCVVEPLIYSIVAACAVIKTAAGFSLATIPIMGGILLAGGQPVSAASWQILTAAAGNGVELISAQILAPAMRIFLAISIVSSLSPDLKLSGICQAFSKGVKWILGFLMTVFTSLLTMRQMISTSVDTGGNRAAKFVVSSFVPVVGSALSEAIHTVSGCVGILKSGVGAFVLLAEAIIFLPSLLSCLVWIILLSFCAGVGDIFDLKELSGLLRACSSVMETLLAILICSLTVLTVSSVLLVIVGGGNTA; encoded by the coding sequence GTGATAGGAATACAGAAAAAAAAGACAAAATTTTTAATTGCTTTTTTTCTGATGCTTCTGCTCTTCTTTTTAAATACTCCACAGGTTATGGCAGAAGAAAAAGGAGAAAGCGTATCGGAAGATCTCTATCAGGAACAGGTGGAAAAAAGTGGAGCAAATAGCCTTTGGGGAGATCTTCCGGATTCCACAAAAGAGCTGATGAATCACTTGGGTGCAGTGAACGGGGATTTTCGGGATATTGGAAAGATCACGCCCCAAGAGTTTTTTTCGATGGTGTTTGGGTTAACAGGCAAAGAGGGATCAACTCCCTTAAAAGCAGCAGCTTCTTCTATCGCAATTATGGTCCTGTGCGCAATGGTCAGTGCGCTGAAACTTTCGGTAGGAACCCGAGAAATTGGGAGCGCCGTTGGGGTAGTGGGGGCTCTTTGTGTTTGCGTTTGTGTGGTAGAACCGCTAATTTATTCGATTGTTGCTGCCTGTGCAGTGATTAAAACTGCGGCTGGATTTTCGCTGGCAACGATTCCAATTATGGGAGGAATCCTTCTTGCAGGAGGACAACCGGTTTCTGCAGCGTCATGGCAGATTTTGACAGCCGCTGCCGGGAATGGAGTCGAATTGATTTCGGCGCAAATCCTTGCACCTGCTATGCGTATTTTTTTAGCAATCTCGATTGTTTCTTCCCTTTCACCAGACCTCAAGCTTTCTGGAATCTGTCAGGCGTTTTCCAAAGGAGTCAAGTGGATTTTGGGGTTTCTGATGACGGTCTTTACGAGTCTTCTTACGATGCGCCAAATGATTTCTACTTCAGTAGATACCGGCGGAAATCGCGCCGCAAAATTTGTGGTCAGCAGTTTTGTACCGGTCGTGGGAAGTGCTTTAAGCGAAGCAATTCATACGGTAAGCGGGTGCGTTGGAATTTTAAAGTCCGGCGTAGGGGCTTTTGTATTGCTTGCAGAAGCAATCATTTTTTTGCCGTCACTTCTCAGCTGCCTTGTCTGGATTATCCTGCTTAGTTTTTGTGCAGGGGTGGGGGATATTTTTGATTTAAAAGAACTTTCCGGCCTCTTAAGAGCTTGCTCTTCTGTGATGGAAACCCTTCTTGCAATCCTGATTTGTTCTTTGACCGTACTAACTGTTTCCAGTGTGCTTTTGGTAATCGTTGGAGGGGGAAATACTGCATGA